The Pseudomonas alkylphenolica genomic sequence GCTGCTGGAAAACGCGGTCGACCTGGAAGGCCACGCCAACCATCGTGGCTCCAGTTTCGGCAAACGTGCCACCGGCCAGCCTGTGCAGATCGACTTCGAAAACCGCCTGGCGATAGACGTGCTGAAAAAGCGCGCTCGCGGTATCGAGCAGTTCGTGCTGGAAGACGAAGGCCGAATCGTCGGCAGTTGCTCACTGCCGCTGGAGCTGTACCAGGGCATGCAGCATTACCCGCTGGTGTGGCTGGAAGACAGTTTCGACAACCGTGTCGAGCGCATCCTGGGCGACTACGTGACCAACCTGTGCGCCGAATTCGTTGCCCTGCACGGTGGCGAACAAGGCTTCAAGCTGTTCGCAGAGCGCCTGCAGCAGAGCATGGGCAACATCCTCAAGCGCCTGGGCGGTGAGCGTTACCAGCGTCTTTCAGCGCTGCTGCAACAAGCCCTGGAAGAGCAGCAACGCAGCGGCGCCGTCGATCTGCACCGCGCCTGGATCAGCGGCCTGCTCAGCGAATACTACGACCCGATGTATGCCTTTCATCGCGACAGCAAGGCCGAGCGCATCGAGTTTTCCGGCAATCAGGTCGAAGTGCGTGAATACCTGCGGGCCCGCGCTGCCCGGCATCGATAACCCGGTTTATGCAGGCTCGCTCAGCTTGAGCAATTCATCTGCACGAGCCTTGGTCATGTCCAGCACACAGCCTGCACCATTGAGCTGATCGATGGTGCCGCCGGTGAGGCTGAAATACAGCTTGCAGTTGGCGTCGCGGTATTTGATCCATAGCCGCTGGGCGTCGCGCAACTGAGTTTGCTGAGCCGGTTCAAGGGCCGCTATGGCCTTCTTGTACGCACTGTTCAGGCGGGCGTCCTG encodes the following:
- the mnmH gene encoding tRNA 2-selenouridine(34) synthase MnmH, translating into MRDNSTDYRQLFLNDVPMMDMRAPIEFAKGAFPNAINLPLMNDLERQKVGTCYKQQGQQAAIALGHQLVSGQSKDQRIAAWAEFARANPEGYLYCFRGGLRSQIVQQWLKDEAGIHYPKVIGGYKAMRNFLFETTQQAVAECDFVLIGGLTGTGKTEVLQLLENAVDLEGHANHRGSSFGKRATGQPVQIDFENRLAIDVLKKRARGIEQFVLEDEGRIVGSCSLPLELYQGMQHYPLVWLEDSFDNRVERILGDYVTNLCAEFVALHGGEQGFKLFAERLQQSMGNILKRLGGERYQRLSALLQQALEEQQRSGAVDLHRAWISGLLSEYYDPMYAFHRDSKAERIEFSGNQVEVREYLRARAARHR
- a CDS encoding lysozyme inhibitor LprI family protein; this translates as MKHPLLTIALMTAIAPFAVARNDSPAYSQCMQTAQSTLDMNNCNGAEIERQDARLNSAYKKAIAALEPAQQTQLRDAQRLWIKYRDANCKLYFSLTGGTIDQLNGAGCVLDMTKARADELLKLSEPA